DNA sequence from the Candidatus Saccharibacteria bacterium genome:
GGCCAATATGTGCCCCGCGCCCAAATGCTCAAAGAAGTTGATAAAATTGTCAATGGTGGCTGACATAATGGTGAAGCTAACTCGGGAATTTCAAGTAACGGTATTTTCACCATTTGAAACATTTTATAACGGCCCGGCTGTAGCTGTAACCGCCGAAAGCTCAGTAGGCAAGTTCGACATTTTGTATGGCCACGCTAACTTTTTAAGCCTCTTGGTGCCCTGCGAGGTAAAAGTCCGCACTGTTCAGGAAGAAAAAACCATGGAAATAAAGCGGGGTATTTTACAGGTCGCCGACAATACAGTTTGGCTGTTTGCCAACATTTAACTTATTTTACTGACATTGCTAAGCTTGCCGACACTCGGTAACCAGAAAGCTAAAGTTGACGGACCGCTTCTGTTCGAACCGACGCGAGGTCTTGTGCAGTGTCGAGAACAGAAAGGTAAGACAGCTTTGGTGTTTCTAGATTTGAGCCCGTGTCGGAGGCTTTGCTTCTTTGGCCACAAAGAAGTGCTGCGCGCACAGCGCAAGATTCAAAAGGATTTCGCCCTTGGCGACCTTCTTTTGAAAACACCAAAAGAAGGCAAAAG
Encoded proteins:
- a CDS encoding F0F1 ATP synthase subunit epsilon, whose protein sequence is MVADIMVKLTREFQVTVFSPFETFYNGPAVAVTAESSVGKFDILYGHANFLSLLVPCEVKVRTVQEEKTMEIKRGILQVADNTVWLFANI